In Sphingobacterium zeae, one genomic interval encodes:
- a CDS encoding GH92 family glycosyl hydrolase, with amino-acid sequence MIKFIRFLLLGLFLLENVSAQKLPTDYVNPFIGTSNYGTTNPGAQVPNGLMNVSPFNVMGSSLNAFDKDARWWSTPYEHSNSYFTGFSHVNLSGVGCPDMGSLLLMPTSGKLEVDYHQYGSTYTQEVAHPGYYSNVLKKYGIKTEVSATARVGVSKFTFPKGQANILLNLGEGLTNETGATVRYVSDTEIEGSKLLGSFCYSNNQAVYPIFFVMRVNKKPAKRGYWKFQRVGEKWENEWNKDAGKYKIFTDYTYQLSGDDLGAFFSFDVQENESLEVQLAVSFVSVDNARKNLEAEQADFGFETTHQQASLQWNNSLSKIQVEGGTEDQKTVFYTALYHAMIHPNVLQDVNGEYPAMESRKTLVADHNRYTVFSLWDTYRNVQPLMSLVYPDKQVGMIRSMIDIYKENGWMPKWELYSRESYTMDGDPAVPVIVDAWMKGIRDFNINTAYEAFLKSATVTDSTNKIRPDNADYVKYGYVPLRDSFDNSVSHAIEYYVADWNLAQLAAALGKTKDAQLFGKRAQGYKHYYSSEYGTFRPILPNGKFLSPFNPLMGANFEPNHGFHEGNAWNYSFAIPFDIPGLVKLMGGKQKFVARLQATFDKGYFDVTNEPDMLYPHVFSEIKGEEWRTQKLVKEILEKHFTNSPGGIPGNDDTGTMSTWALMNMIGIYPFCPGRPDYTVVTPVFDKITIQLDKKYYPNADKVTIRRQKEGTGEYIKKIVIDGKPLNGFKIAHQTLVNSRDILIVTGNR; translated from the coding sequence ATGATCAAATTTATCCGTTTTTTACTTTTAGGATTATTTCTTTTGGAGAATGTTTCTGCCCAAAAGCTTCCTACCGACTATGTCAATCCATTTATCGGTACCAGCAATTATGGAACAACTAATCCGGGAGCTCAGGTTCCTAACGGTTTGATGAATGTTTCCCCTTTTAATGTAATGGGATCATCACTTAACGCATTTGATAAAGATGCAAGATGGTGGTCAACGCCCTATGAACATAGCAACAGCTATTTTACAGGTTTCTCGCATGTCAATTTAAGTGGTGTAGGATGCCCAGACATGGGAAGTTTGTTGTTGATGCCAACCTCAGGAAAACTGGAGGTTGATTATCATCAATATGGCAGTACCTATACGCAAGAGGTCGCCCATCCGGGGTATTATAGCAATGTATTAAAGAAATATGGCATTAAAACGGAAGTTTCAGCCACAGCACGTGTGGGAGTTTCAAAATTCACTTTTCCTAAAGGACAGGCAAATATCTTGCTCAATTTGGGCGAAGGTTTAACAAATGAAACGGGGGCGACAGTTCGTTATGTGAGTGATACTGAAATAGAAGGATCTAAGCTGTTGGGCTCTTTCTGCTACAGTAATAATCAGGCTGTTTACCCAATCTTCTTTGTTATGCGTGTCAATAAAAAGCCCGCAAAAAGAGGTTACTGGAAATTCCAGCGTGTCGGAGAAAAATGGGAAAATGAGTGGAATAAAGATGCTGGAAAATATAAGATTTTTACAGACTATACATATCAGCTTTCTGGTGATGATCTTGGCGCATTCTTTAGTTTTGATGTTCAGGAAAATGAAAGTTTAGAGGTACAGCTTGCCGTGTCGTTTGTGAGCGTCGACAACGCCCGTAAAAATCTAGAAGCCGAGCAGGCCGATTTCGGATTTGAGACAACGCATCAGCAGGCTTCTTTGCAATGGAATAATTCCTTGTCCAAGATACAAGTAGAGGGTGGAACGGAAGATCAGAAAACCGTATTTTATACAGCACTATACCATGCCATGATTCATCCCAATGTTTTACAGGACGTGAATGGCGAGTATCCCGCAATGGAAAGCCGGAAGACTCTTGTCGCAGATCACAATCGTTATACAGTGTTTTCACTGTGGGATACCTATAGAAATGTACAGCCACTTATGTCGTTGGTTTATCCCGATAAGCAGGTGGGTATGATACGTTCCATGATCGATATTTATAAAGAAAACGGCTGGATGCCGAAGTGGGAATTGTATAGCCGAGAAAGCTATACGATGGATGGTGACCCTGCAGTTCCTGTGATTGTTGATGCATGGATGAAAGGTATTCGGGATTTTAATATCAATACAGCTTATGAAGCCTTTTTGAAATCTGCCACTGTAACTGATTCAACAAATAAAATTAGGCCTGACAATGCGGATTATGTGAAGTATGGGTATGTACCGTTGCGCGATTCATTTGATAATTCTGTATCGCATGCGATAGAATATTATGTTGCGGACTGGAATTTAGCTCAGTTGGCTGCCGCTTTGGGGAAAACCAAAGATGCACAGCTTTTTGGTAAGCGGGCGCAGGGGTATAAACATTACTATTCTTCAGAGTATGGGACTTTTAGACCTATCCTTCCTAACGGTAAGTTTTTAAGTCCATTTAATCCATTGATGGGCGCTAATTTTGAACCTAACCATGGTTTCCATGAAGGTAATGCCTGGAATTATAGTTTTGCGATTCCATTTGATATTCCTGGTTTGGTAAAATTGATGGGCGGAAAGCAAAAATTTGTAGCTCGGCTTCAGGCAACGTTTGATAAGGGATATTTTGATGTGACAAACGAACCGGATATGCTGTATCCACATGTGTTTTCAGAAATTAAAGGTGAAGAATGGCGCACCCAAAAGTTGGTGAAAGAAATACTGGAAAAACATTTTACCAATAGCCCCGGCGGTATACCTGGTAATGATGATACGGGGACGATGTCCACATGGGCGCTCATGAACATGATCGGGATTTATCCTTTCTGCCCGGGTAGACCAGATTATACCGTTGTAACCCCGGTATTTGATAAAATAACAATTCAGCTCGATAAAAAATACTATCCAAATGCCGATAAAGTAACCATAAGACGCCAAAAAGAGGGGACTGGTGAATATATCAAAAAGATCGTGATAGACGGAAAACCATTAAATGGATTTAAAATCGCTCACCAAACTTTAGTCAATAGCAGGGATATTCTAATTGTTACTGGAAATAGATAA
- a CDS encoding helix-turn-helix domain-containing protein, translating into MEKQVNAGEFVDRFMTGSLEHLRYQQSPIKIFQLSEIAPYIKFPTPPIFLGYNLLVHITEGYFKHQIGAKEYVVQAPAILISNYGNISTIKSVDKSAKGHCVLINDNAMTSIFREQEILNIFNISPLLNLTGQDSSDLQELFRLLYNELLSELPYKELFENLLKSAILKIIKLSSSNQALNRRQEIAMMFKQLVHKNFKKQKNITFYADKLAVSTNYLNRCVFSVFKKSSKELILEVLIMHSQFLLFESNKSIADICYELDFSDPSYFSRLFKKIVGVSPTSYRNRAT; encoded by the coding sequence ATGGAAAAGCAGGTAAATGCAGGTGAATTTGTAGATCGCTTTATGACAGGCAGTCTGGAGCATCTTCGCTATCAACAATCGCCGATAAAGATATTTCAGCTTAGTGAAATCGCTCCTTACATTAAATTTCCTACCCCACCAATTTTCTTGGGTTATAACCTCCTCGTTCATATAACTGAAGGGTATTTTAAACATCAGATCGGAGCCAAAGAATATGTCGTTCAGGCTCCGGCGATTCTTATCAGCAATTACGGAAATATTTCCACCATAAAATCTGTCGATAAATCTGCGAAAGGACATTGCGTTTTAATCAACGACAATGCGATGACCTCCATCTTTCGGGAGCAGGAGATTTTGAATATCTTCAATATCTCGCCCTTGCTTAACTTAACGGGCCAAGACAGCAGTGATCTCCAAGAGCTTTTTAGATTGCTTTATAATGAACTGCTTTCGGAATTACCCTATAAAGAATTGTTTGAAAATCTATTAAAATCGGCAATTTTAAAAATCATCAAACTCTCTTCCTCCAATCAAGCGCTCAATCGGAGACAGGAAATTGCGATGATGTTCAAACAGCTTGTGCACAAAAACTTCAAAAAGCAAAAAAACATTACATTTTACGCTGACAAGCTCGCGGTATCTACAAACTATCTTAATCGTTGCGTATTTTCGGTGTTCAAAAAATCTTCCAAAGAACTCATTCTTGAAGTGCTGATTATGCACAGTCAATTTCTATTGTTTGAATCCAACAAAAGCATTGCAGATATCTGTTATGAATTGGATTTTTCAGACCCTTCTTACTTCTCACGGCTTTTCAAAAAGATCGTTGGCGTTTCTCCTACTTCTTATCGAAACAGAGCAACTTAG
- a CDS encoding GH92 family glycosyl hydrolase: MKSLFSLSFATGLLFMCGQYALGQGHAIWQLGNSDGSSGEFALAPNGYKKFLEHDFGYEDNAFIIGQSTLAKDLPYVLPGPANEWGGTGGTSGLRTHFLNLHYVLNGSLEDGQCTLQVKLANSDSQHSPTLQISINGKPYIVEVKEGAGNGEPLNNTSKSGNSTIDIPLPADLIRKGGNQIILTVIKGGWVEFDSFKLISPQGIKLIANCTAIVQNVQQSDFEILSSGKPVQHMLVDLLTVKDNEKLKIFLDGKKIYEKSLEKGAAKLEIPMPYTTKNVVSKYEIYSNGQLIQSSAIARGPKRLGGVSDYVNTMIGSAHSRWMIAPGPWMPFGMVKISPDNQNIGWQAGYEPSIESIGTFSHIHEWTMAGLGTFPTAGQLKTKVGDQYSSDSGYRSAIDKTSEKAPLGYYAVHLLDHDIDVKLSAATRSSFQQYTYHKSDTGRIMIDLKVNGEYDYKIKDLSLKKISDYKVVGYSNQLSENVWSTDAKQDYIVYFVMEFDKPIINYGTWHNDQVIQHADLVADSAQFAGMYLEFDVHKDKAVQLRTGISYVSLANAEENLKTELAGPFGWSIDRIVANQHKVWDELLSRLEIKSSDYLQKEKFYTNMYRTLASRNTFSDVNGEWRSSDEVIQRLPHKGDLALGCDAFWNTFWNLNQFWNLVTPEWSNKWVRSQLAMYDANGWLAKGPAGMEYIPVMVAEHEIPLIVGAYQMGIRDYDVEKAFEAVKKMQTTSPLKFEGGFAGNRDLDAYLKYKYVPYDLGRFSNSMEYSFDDWTVGQFAKSLGKEQESTYFNDRGAWWKNAIDVNSGYARMKDAKGEWYKDFDPFKSGANHHYVEGNAWQLTFFVPQDIPGLAKMIGQDVVLKRLEWGFSESEKWRYNGPNDQYWDYPVVQGNQQSMHFAYIFNWLNKPWLTQKWSRSIGARYYGQGISNAYLGDEDQGQMSAWYIMNAIGLFQIDGGTRVKPIYEIGSPLFEEIKIKLGGQYGRGEQFTIKAKNASKKNMYVQRATLNGEPLNIFYFDADELLKGGELVLEMGAVPNKRWGLFQ, encoded by the coding sequence ATGAAATCACTTTTCTCACTTTCTTTTGCAACTGGACTGTTATTTATGTGTGGACAGTATGCTTTAGGACAGGGGCATGCAATTTGGCAATTGGGAAATTCGGACGGTTCAAGTGGTGAATTTGCTTTGGCCCCTAATGGATACAAGAAATTTTTAGAACATGATTTTGGTTATGAGGACAATGCGTTTATCATCGGTCAATCTACATTAGCAAAAGATTTACCCTATGTACTGCCTGGTCCAGCCAACGAATGGGGTGGGACTGGAGGAACATCTGGTCTGAGAACACATTTTTTAAATCTACACTATGTGTTAAATGGCAGTTTAGAAGATGGTCAATGCACCCTCCAGGTTAAATTGGCAAATAGTGATTCTCAGCATAGTCCCACACTACAGATCTCAATCAATGGCAAACCTTATATCGTTGAGGTAAAAGAGGGAGCAGGTAACGGTGAACCCCTGAATAATACTTCAAAATCTGGAAATTCGACTATCGATATACCCTTGCCTGCCGATCTCATCAGAAAAGGCGGTAATCAGATTATCCTAACTGTCATAAAGGGCGGTTGGGTTGAGTTTGATTCTTTTAAACTAATCAGTCCACAAGGTATTAAATTGATTGCCAATTGTACAGCGATCGTTCAAAATGTACAGCAATCTGATTTTGAAATTCTGAGTTCGGGAAAACCTGTTCAGCATATGCTGGTCGATCTTTTGACGGTGAAAGATAACGAAAAGCTTAAAATATTTTTGGATGGAAAGAAGATTTATGAGAAATCGCTTGAAAAAGGTGCGGCTAAACTTGAGATACCGATGCCTTATACCACTAAAAATGTCGTGAGTAAGTATGAAATTTATAGTAATGGACAATTAATACAATCGTCAGCAATCGCCCGAGGGCCAAAGAGGTTAGGGGGTGTTTCAGATTATGTGAACACAATGATTGGTTCGGCGCATTCCAGATGGATGATAGCGCCAGGACCATGGATGCCTTTCGGAATGGTGAAGATAAGTCCAGACAACCAAAATATTGGCTGGCAGGCGGGCTATGAACCTTCCATTGAATCTATAGGTACGTTTAGTCATATTCATGAATGGACCATGGCGGGATTGGGAACATTTCCTACTGCAGGTCAATTGAAAACGAAGGTCGGCGATCAGTATAGTTCAGATTCAGGATATCGATCAGCAATAGATAAAACCAGCGAAAAGGCGCCATTGGGGTATTATGCCGTCCATCTTCTTGATCACGATATCGATGTAAAATTAAGCGCGGCAACACGCTCTAGTTTTCAGCAGTATACCTACCATAAGTCTGATACGGGGCGTATTATGATTGATCTTAAGGTAAACGGAGAATACGATTATAAAATTAAAGATCTTTCACTCAAAAAGATTTCTGATTACAAGGTTGTAGGATACAGTAATCAGTTGTCTGAAAACGTTTGGTCTACCGATGCAAAACAGGATTATATCGTGTACTTTGTCATGGAGTTTGATAAACCAATCATCAACTATGGTACATGGCATAATGATCAGGTGATACAACATGCTGATCTGGTTGCTGATAGTGCTCAATTTGCTGGAATGTATCTAGAATTTGATGTTCACAAAGACAAGGCAGTACAGCTGCGCACCGGGATTTCCTATGTGAGCTTAGCCAACGCTGAAGAGAATCTGAAGACCGAATTGGCAGGCCCGTTTGGATGGTCCATTGACCGGATCGTGGCAAATCAGCATAAAGTGTGGGACGAATTGTTAAGTCGGTTGGAAATAAAATCCTCAGACTATCTACAAAAAGAGAAGTTCTACACCAATATGTACCGCACTTTGGCAAGCCGAAACACATTCAGCGATGTCAATGGAGAATGGAGATCTTCAGACGAAGTGATACAAAGGTTGCCACATAAAGGAGATCTCGCTTTAGGTTGTGATGCATTCTGGAATACCTTTTGGAATTTAAATCAATTTTGGAATCTTGTTACACCCGAGTGGTCCAATAAATGGGTCCGGTCGCAGCTTGCAATGTATGACGCAAATGGCTGGTTGGCTAAAGGACCGGCAGGCATGGAGTATATACCCGTAATGGTTGCAGAACATGAAATACCGTTGATTGTCGGGGCCTATCAGATGGGGATTAGAGATTATGACGTTGAAAAAGCATTCGAAGCCGTTAAAAAAATGCAAACAACGAGCCCATTAAAATTTGAAGGCGGTTTTGCGGGTAACAGGGATCTGGATGCTTATTTAAAGTACAAGTATGTTCCTTATGATTTGGGCCGATTTTCAAATTCGATGGAATATAGTTTTGACGACTGGACTGTTGGCCAGTTCGCAAAATCGTTAGGAAAGGAGCAGGAGTCTACGTATTTTAATGACCGTGGAGCCTGGTGGAAAAACGCAATCGATGTCAATAGTGGATATGCCCGGATGAAAGATGCCAAAGGAGAATGGTACAAAGATTTTGATCCTTTCAAGTCTGGTGCCAATCATCATTATGTGGAGGGAAATGCTTGGCAATTGACATTTTTTGTGCCGCAGGATATTCCTGGACTAGCAAAAATGATCGGACAGGATGTAGTCTTAAAACGATTGGAGTGGGGTTTTTCGGAGAGCGAGAAATGGCGCTATAACGGTCCTAATGACCAATATTGGGATTACCCTGTCGTTCAGGGAAACCAGCAGTCGATGCATTTCGCCTATATTTTTAATTGGCTAAATAAACCTTGGTTGACACAGAAATGGAGCCGTTCCATCGGTGCGCGCTATTATGGACAGGGGATTTCAAATGCTTACCTTGGGGATGAAGACCAAGGGCAGATGAGTGCTTGGTATATTATGAACGCGATTGGTTTATTTCAGATCGATGGCGGGACAAGGGTAAAACCTATTTATGAAATAGGAAGTCCACTTTTTGAGGAGATCAAGATTAAATTAGGTGGTCAATATGGAAGGGGTGAACAATTTACGATCAAAGCAAAAAATGCAAGTAAGAAAAATATGTATGTACAACGCGCGACATTAAATGGAGAGCCTTTAAATATCTTTTATTTTGATGCCGATGAACTTTTAAAGGGGGGAGAGCTTGTTTTAGAAATGGGTGCGGTACCCAATAAACGATGGGGATTGTTTCAATAA
- a CDS encoding redox-active disulfide protein 2 — translation MNNRPLNGMTIEELHNNRKNTLVVTWMLTIMLFILLGMGIYTSIAKGFSALMAIPFALSPIAILNFKRIKEINEELKIRGAQ, via the coding sequence ATGAATAATAGACCTTTAAACGGAATGACTATCGAAGAGCTGCATAACAATAGAAAAAATACACTTGTAGTCACTTGGATGCTAACCATTATGCTGTTTATCTTATTAGGCATGGGGATATATACATCAATCGCCAAAGGATTTAGTGCACTAATGGCTATTCCCTTTGCTTTATCCCCAATTGCAATTCTCAATTTCAAAAGAATAAAAGAGATCAATGAAGAACTCAAAATAAGAGGAGCCCAATAA
- a CDS encoding GNAT family N-acetyltransferase: protein MLTTNIDFVIEEIKESSDILITQLVDLTFNIVQGGASVGFMDDLTVEQASRFWNEVLDKVEQQKTVLIVAKNSVTNQITGTVQLQTDHPSNQVHRADVAKMMVHSDFRRMGIAQKLLQQIEKIAIDLNKTLIVLDTVTDSPAYFMYQKCGWTIVGDIPNYAVFPNGLPCSTTYFYKSLNNPAEKTGSPQIH, encoded by the coding sequence ATGCTTACTACCAATATAGATTTTGTCATTGAAGAAATCAAAGAATCCAGTGACATCTTAATTACCCAACTCGTAGATTTGACTTTTAACATTGTCCAAGGAGGTGCCTCTGTAGGTTTTATGGACGATCTGACTGTTGAACAGGCGAGCAGGTTCTGGAACGAAGTTCTAGATAAGGTCGAACAGCAGAAAACTGTATTAATTGTGGCCAAAAATAGCGTAACAAATCAGATCACCGGAACAGTTCAATTGCAAACTGACCACCCTTCTAATCAAGTACATCGTGCAGATGTTGCCAAAATGATGGTTCATTCTGACTTTCGCAGGATGGGCATTGCACAGAAATTGCTTCAGCAAATTGAAAAGATAGCCATTGATCTAAATAAAACGCTTATCGTGCTCGATACAGTAACTGATAGCCCTGCATATTTCATGTACCAAAAATGTGGCTGGACCATTGTCGGTGATATTCCGAATTACGCTGTTTTTCCCAATGGTTTGCCATGTAGCACAACCTACTTTTACAAAAGCCTGAATAATCCAGCCGAGAAAACAGGCAGCCCCCAAATTCATTAA
- a CDS encoding HesA/MoeB/ThiF family protein, with the protein MDLRYIRNNIHINEEDQQRIKDFPVLIGGCGIGSYIAECLLRMGFENLTIADGDVVELTNLNRQNYTNKDIGAKKAIALRDRLHTINPEANIIVFPEFINQGNLHDIDLNHKVAINALDFSSDIPFIFDQYMAKRNIPVVHPYNLGWAGFLTVLPPEGLNLQSLEKAHQTFELNVGKFIVDSLKAKDIDTKWFEEFLAEYGKIALTSPPPQLALGLYLLSGMVSHTVFNLATAKPVKFFPDSYYLSMMS; encoded by the coding sequence ATGGATTTGAGGTATATTCGGAATAACATACATATTAATGAAGAGGATCAACAACGTATCAAAGATTTTCCTGTATTGATCGGGGGATGTGGAATAGGAAGTTATATCGCAGAATGCTTATTACGCATGGGGTTCGAAAATTTGACAATTGCTGATGGAGATGTTGTGGAATTGACAAACCTAAACCGTCAAAATTACACAAACAAAGATATTGGTGCAAAGAAAGCAATAGCCCTGCGGGATCGTTTGCATACAATTAATCCAGAAGCCAATATAATCGTGTTTCCTGAATTTATTAATCAGGGCAACTTGCATGATATCGATCTCAATCATAAGGTTGCGATCAATGCGCTGGATTTTTCTTCTGATATCCCTTTTATTTTTGACCAATATATGGCCAAAAGAAATATACCGGTAGTACATCCTTATAATTTAGGTTGGGCGGGATTTTTAACTGTTCTTCCTCCTGAAGGCCTTAATCTGCAATCGTTGGAAAAGGCACATCAGACTTTTGAATTAAATGTCGGTAAATTTATTGTGGATAGCTTAAAAGCAAAAGATATCGATACGAAATGGTTTGAGGAGTTTTTGGCGGAATATGGTAAAATAGCGTTGACGTCCCCACCGCCGCAGCTAGCACTAGGTTTATACCTATTGTCGGGAATGGTAAGTCACACCGTGTTCAATCTGGCAACAGCAAAGCCCGTAAAATTCTTTCCGGATTCCTATTATCTTTCAATGATGAGCTGA
- a CDS encoding response regulator transcription factor, whose product MKIKIEDFFKPVQVKDDFSKDDYEIVEAFINFARSLSRLTYQSIYLIDYSKKSFLFVSDNPIFLCGSTPTEVMRDGYYHYVNNVPESDLHLLKKINDVGFDFFGNLDVEDRLKFSISYDFHLKQPGNKPLLVNHKLKPLLLDKFSNPWIALCLVSMSSHANSGNIRFKSDEDGKQFEYDLNKDVWIETPRIKLKPREKDILLFSAQGLTMDQIADRLYVSIDTVKFHKKQIFSKLKVKSITEATALAIELSLF is encoded by the coding sequence ATGAAGATTAAGATTGAAGATTTTTTCAAGCCGGTACAAGTCAAAGACGACTTTAGCAAAGATGATTATGAAATTGTCGAAGCCTTTATTAATTTCGCTAGATCCTTAAGCAGATTAACCTATCAAAGTATATATTTAATTGATTATTCGAAGAAGAGCTTTCTATTTGTTTCTGATAATCCGATCTTTTTATGTGGTAGCACACCTACCGAAGTAATGCGGGACGGTTATTATCACTACGTAAATAATGTCCCTGAGAGCGATTTGCATTTACTTAAAAAAATCAACGATGTTGGTTTTGACTTTTTTGGAAATTTAGATGTCGAAGATCGTTTAAAATTCTCCATATCTTATGATTTCCATTTAAAGCAACCCGGTAATAAACCCCTTCTAGTAAACCATAAACTAAAACCTCTACTCTTGGATAAGTTTTCCAATCCTTGGATCGCGCTCTGCCTGGTTTCGATGTCCTCGCATGCAAATTCTGGAAATATTAGATTTAAATCTGATGAAGATGGGAAACAATTTGAATATGACCTGAATAAAGATGTTTGGATAGAGACTCCTCGTATTAAATTGAAGCCTCGTGAAAAGGATATTCTTCTCTTTTCGGCACAAGGGCTTACGATGGATCAAATAGCAGATCGGCTGTATGTATCAATTGATACCGTTAAATTTCATAAAAAACAAATATTTTCAAAACTAAAAGTCAAAAGTATAACAGAAGCCACAGCATTGGCCATTGAATTATCTCTTTTTTGA
- a CDS encoding GH92 family glycosyl hydrolase, with protein sequence MNYINYAACAGLLSLIGCASLKSSDESYATYVNPFIGTDFTGNTYPGAQSPFGMVQLSPDNGLPGWDRISGYFYPDSTISGFSHTHLSGTGAGDLYDISFMPVTLPYHEAEAPLGIHSKFSHKDEKAHAGYYQVKLIDYDINVELTATARCGIQRYTFPKAESAVFLDLKKAMNWDATTDSRIEVVDSVTIRGYRFSGGWARGQRVYFETRFSKPFTAVHIDSTVILSSIDTTAKKATRIGTAYKARFDFKTAEGEQVTLSTALSGVSMEGASRNLKAEVPKDDFDYYLKEAEQNWNNELGRVAIETKDSEEQVKFYTALYHSMLAPTIFSDVDGAYMGADRKIHQAEGWTNYSTFSLWDTYRASHPLFTYIDPNRVNDMIKSFIAFYEQHGRLPVWNIYGSETDMMIGNHAIPVIVDAYLKGIGDFDTAKALEACVATANIDNYRGIGLYKKLGYVPYDVKDEYNAENWSLSRTLEYAYDDHCIAMMADKMDKKEIAGIFFARAQNYKNVYNPSTSFMQPRDSRGKFITPFDPEEYSAHICESNAWQYFWSVQHDIPGLIKLVGGQERFAQKLDSMFTFHPSDTSKLPIFSTGMIGQYAHGNEPSHHALYLFNAVGQPWKTQQYAAEVMRKLYLNTPAGLSGNDDCGQMSAWYVFSSLGFYPVDPISGKYEIGTPLFEKAELKLSNGKKFRVKANQVSKSNIYIQSVTLDGKPLETSYITHEQIMSGATLVFEMGEKPGPVWYKNK encoded by the coding sequence ATGAATTATATTAATTATGCGGCCTGCGCAGGCCTATTGTCTTTAATTGGTTGTGCTTCACTAAAAAGCTCCGATGAAAGTTATGCAACGTATGTAAATCCTTTTATTGGAACGGACTTTACCGGAAATACCTATCCAGGCGCACAGTCACCCTTTGGGATGGTGCAGCTAAGTCCAGATAATGGACTGCCCGGCTGGGACCGTATTTCCGGATACTTTTATCCCGACAGTACAATTTCTGGCTTTAGCCATACCCATTTAAGTGGTACCGGGGCAGGTGACTTATATGATATATCTTTCATGCCGGTGACATTGCCTTATCATGAAGCGGAAGCTCCGCTTGGTATACATTCCAAGTTTTCCCACAAAGACGAAAAGGCACATGCAGGATATTATCAGGTAAAACTGATTGATTATGATATCAATGTAGAGTTGACGGCGACAGCACGTTGTGGTATCCAGCGCTATACTTTTCCAAAGGCAGAATCTGCCGTATTTTTAGATTTAAAGAAAGCGATGAACTGGGATGCGACTACAGATTCGCGCATCGAAGTGGTAGATTCTGTGACTATTCGTGGCTATCGATTTTCTGGAGGCTGGGCCAGAGGGCAGCGTGTCTATTTTGAAACTCGTTTTTCCAAACCTTTTACAGCTGTCCATATTGATAGCACGGTCATATTATCAAGTATCGATACCACAGCGAAGAAGGCAACGCGAATCGGTACAGCCTATAAAGCCCGATTTGATTTTAAAACTGCCGAAGGTGAACAGGTAACGCTCAGTACAGCACTTTCGGGCGTAAGCATGGAAGGCGCGTCCAGAAATTTGAAAGCGGAAGTTCCTAAAGATGATTTTGACTATTATTTGAAAGAGGCAGAACAAAATTGGAACAATGAATTGGGGAGGGTTGCCATCGAAACCAAAGACAGCGAGGAGCAGGTCAAATTCTATACAGCATTGTATCATTCCATGCTTGCACCTACAATTTTTAGTGACGTTGATGGTGCTTATATGGGGGCTGACCGAAAAATACATCAGGCTGAAGGCTGGACCAACTACAGCACGTTTTCCCTTTGGGATACTTATAGAGCGTCGCATCCCTTATTTACTTATATTGATCCTAATCGCGTAAACGATATGATTAAATCGTTCATCGCTTTTTATGAACAACATGGCCGATTGCCAGTATGGAATATTTACGGGAGTGAAACAGATATGATGATCGGGAATCATGCAATTCCTGTCATTGTAGATGCATATTTAAAAGGAATCGGTGATTTTGATACCGCAAAAGCATTAGAAGCATGTGTTGCGACAGCTAATATCGACAATTATAGAGGCATAGGTCTGTATAAAAAATTAGGCTATGTACCCTATGATGTCAAGGATGAATATAATGCTGAAAACTGGTCGCTATCGAGAACACTTGAATATGCATACGATGATCATTGTATCGCCATGATGGCGGATAAGATGGACAAGAAAGAGATAGCAGGAATATTTTTTGCAAGAGCGCAGAACTACAAAAATGTTTATAATCCGTCGACTTCATTTATGCAGCCCCGGGATAGTAGAGGTAAATTTATTACCCCATTTGATCCCGAAGAGTATAGTGCGCATATCTGTGAGAGTAATGCTTGGCAATATTTCTGGTCGGTGCAGCATGATATTCCCGGATTGATTAAGCTTGTTGGTGGGCAAGAACGATTCGCTCAGAAGTTGGACAGCATGTTCACATTTCATCCTTCGGATACCAGCAAACTACCAATTTTTAGCACAGGGATGATTGGTCAATATGCACATGGTAACGAACCAAGCCACCATGCACTCTATTTATTTAATGCTGTTGGACAACCTTGGAAAACACAGCAATATGCTGCAGAGGTTATGCGTAAACTTTATTTAAACACACCTGCTGGATTGAGTGGAAATGATGATTGTGGACAGATGTCAGCTTGGTATGTATTCAGCTCGTTGGGTTTTTATCCTGTAGATCCTATCAGTGGGAAATATGAGATCGGCACACCTTTGTTCGAAAAAGCCGAATTGAAGCTGTCCAATGGAAAGAAATTTAGGGTTAAGGCAAACCAGGTGAGCAAATCCAATATTTATATCCAATCGGTTACTCTTGATGGTAAACCTCTTGAAACGAGTTATATTACACATGAACAGATTATGTCGGGTGCGACATTAGTGTTTGAAATGGGCGAGAAACCAGGACCGGTGTGGTACAAAAATAAATAG